In the Wyeomyia smithii strain HCP4-BCI-WySm-NY-G18 chromosome 2, ASM2978416v1, whole genome shotgun sequence genome, one interval contains:
- the LOC129721442 gene encoding cuticle protein CP14.6-like, with the protein MYSKLVVLSALIAATLAAPQKRLPVGGPESQAVILSHDSNIEPNGAYSYRYETSNGISGQQTSFDGANAAGEYSYTGPDGVLYRVVYNADTYGFQPQGAHLPVEPPVPDHVLKGLEDIRRSPPKDPEFNLATLDAQIARLRATLG; encoded by the exons ATGTATAGCAAATTG GTGGTGCTTTCAGCTCTAATAGCAGCTACTTTAGCAGCCCCACAGAAGCGCCTTCCGGTCGGTGGTCCTGAATCGCAAGCCGTCATTCTATCCCATGATTCGAACATTGAGCCCAACGGAGCGTATAGCTATCGGTACGAGACCAGCAATGGAATTTCAGGACAGCAAACCAGTTTCGACGGCGCCAACGCGGCCGGGGAGTATTCCTACACCGGCCCAGACGGCGTACTGTATCGAGTAGTTTACAATGCTGACACCTACGGATTTCAGCCTCAAGGGGCTCATTTGCCTGTTGAACCACCGGTGCCAGATCACGTGCTGAAAGGACTGGAAGACATTCGCCGCAGCCCACCGAAGGATCCTGAGTTCAATTTGGCTACTCTAGATGCACAAATTGCACGACTTCGTGCCACCCTTGGCTAA